The DNA region tacataataaaactaaaatcaaactCTCAcaccgcgcaaggcgcggatctcatctagtttttaaattaaatattaataaaattatggCATATATGTTGAGAAATCCCATGGATGTCTTcataccaaaaatattatatatttgcacatatataataaagaacCACATGCAGTTTCACATGCATGGATAATGGATCTCTGTTTGACAAGACCATCATTAATTTGTACTGAAACCAATGACCAAAATGTCAGGATTAGCTTCATTTCAAAATTAGTGTCAACTCTCCAATATTCTTCAATCAAGACAGAAGTGTCGTAAAATTGGTTTCACGAACTTGATAATAGAAACACACGAACATAACTTTGTAATCACACAAGTAAGAAACTCTCTTATTAATCTCTCgaaaaaaataactcaaaacttTAACCTCTCAAACTCATAAAACTCAGTCATATATCATCTCATGATATCTCTATTTACATAAATAAGTTATCTTAATCTTATTAGTAATCATAGATTTAGATAATAAACTCTTAAATCTTTTTTGACTCTTATCTTCATATCTCAAATAGGATTATAATAACTTCTCACTCAAGCTTACTTTAACAATCTCCTTCTTAAACTTGAAGTTTCTTTTATCTACATCGTGGACACCAATCAGTTCACGCATCTCCTTGTATTTTATCCATGCAAGAGCCTTTGTTAGAATGTTTGCTTTCTGTTCAGTGTCTGGTACGTGCTCGGCCTCCAAGAGACCTTTCTCAATACATTCTCTTATAAAATGAAACATGGTATGTATGTTTACTGTGACCATGAAATACCGGGTTCTTCATAAGGGCAATCACTGATCGGTTGTCTATCCTAATAACTGTCTTCGCGAACAAAATGCCAATGACCTCGTACAGTAAGTCTTGAAGCCACATGGCTTGTCTTACTGCTTCAGTTCCTACCATGAATTCAGCTTCACACGATGAGAGGGCCACTGTATCTTGCTTCTGAGAACACCATGATTAGAgtgtttccaaaataaaatatatgaccAGTCTTGCTTATTCCATCGTCCGGATCAACATTATGGCTACTATCACTATAGCCTATCAACCTTGTTGCACTCTTTCTCGTTCTCTCGAATGTTAAGCCGTATGATGTAGTTCCCTTAAGGTACCTTAAGCATTGTTTCATTGCGTTCCCATGTGACTCCTTTGGGTTCTGAATATATCGACTCAAAACGCCTACACAATAGGAGAGATCAGGTCTGGTATGGAGAAAATATCGCAGCCGATGATTTTCCTGTACCCTGTAGCGTCAATGTCCTTTTCCCCCTCAGATTTCTCAAGCTTCAGTCCGGAGTCCATTGATATGTGCAAGGGATTGCAATCCTTCATGCCTACTTCTTCTAATACTTTCAAGGCGTACCGCTTTTGGTTCAGTGTTATACCACCATCATGCTGCAACACTTCGAGCCCTAGATAGTAGCTCAACCTCCCGAGATCACTCATCTCAAGTCGCCATCTCTTGCTTGAATTTGTTTATACTTCTCGTACCTGCTCATGACACGAAGAGATTCCAGATATACCACAACAATAAGAAGACCATCACTCGTCTCTTTTCTGTAAACGGAAGGCTCCTTCAAACATCTTGTAAACCCGAACCCAGTCAGAAACTTGTTGAGCTTATCATTCCATGCATGCCCTGGGTGCTTGTTTTAATTCATACATAGCTTTGTTTCACTTGTAAACTTTATGCTCGCTCCCTTTAACTTCAAATCCTTCAGGCTGCATTACATAGACAGTTTCTTTCAGTTCACCATGGAGAAAGGCGTCTTAAAATCCAGGTGATGTATTTCTCAGCCATTAGTTGCAGCAAGATTAATGAGAAAGCATATCGTTTCTATCCGGGCTACTGGCGCAAACACTTCCTCATAGTCTATCCCATAGCGTTGAACGTATCCCTTTGCAACAAGAAGAGACTTATATTTGTTGATACTGCCATTAGAGTTCCTTTTGATTTTGAAGATCCATTTCAATCCTATGGGATTTGAACCGGGAGGCAGATTAACGAGGCTCCACGACTCAAGCCGTGTAATAGATTCAATCTCGTCTTTGCATGCTCGTAAACATTCCTTGAGCTTCTTGGCTTCCTCAAAAGTCCGAGGTTCATCATTCAAATACATAAGCAGcaattctccttcttcttccgAGAGTAGTACATAATTGTCTAAGTATTTAGGCTTTGTGGAAACTTTTTCAGATCATCGCAGAGCTGGTGGTTCGTCGTCTTGAGACTCACCATGATCACCTTCGCTTTCTGTCTCGTGATCTTCTTCTAACACGTTCTCATGgctctcctctgtttttttctttgaaccAGCTCAGACTCTGTTTCTTGTATACCGTGGTTACCGAATTCTCCAACTGCAATCCTAAAGCTCCCTGCACCGGTTTTATCATCCtttcttaatattaattatattattttaatcctACATAACAGAAAGTAGGCATGTATCAACACTATTGAAACAGAAGTCGTGATTTTTTTCATGTGTgactttttttaatttagatcatctctaaaaaattattaaattttacatattttaattatgatatcttttaatattctttatttttatttgaaatactaataaatatcttaaataaatGTCTAACAAAATCTTCCAAATATGTTTTAGaacctttttaaaatatgttttcgaaattagttaattacaattttaaatcaaaagtataattagaaactaaattttagtttagttttgattgtaaacaaaaaactaaTAACTACGTAGGTTCAACTTAATTTAATCTCCAcagatatttaaaattaataaaatgatataaatcaGTATTGTTACATAACAAtcttatcaaaataaattttgttacaaaaatacaaaattagttAAATCCAATTCAGTTTATTACTAGGTgatttcccgtgctcatgcacgggtataaatatttataaagtaaatataatataataattaattgctatttacttttaattttatattaatttataattgtatgcataatttatattaataatgttatattactttaattagacgtacgattttagatatattatagGTTGTCAGTTTTGTTGTAtttacagtcgatttagttatcatttgaatatattggtttgcatttatttatttgaattcaattataatattttttattctaaatagattaaaattttgattaattttcttatttacatttaggttggttggttggttttcttatatatgcaaatatatattatgatgattatttataaattaagatatattgtgcttaaaatgaaataaaagataacaAAAGTGTCGGAttccaaattaaataaattaatataacgatGATATTACTAAGTCTCAAGcctacatatataaattttacaaaagaactaaactgtaacagttggttaatattttattttcatttgttaatatatattgaatcatcctatagtttatgtttataaaattacttattaccataaaattatatattctaattGTAATTTAATCTATGatattagatataagttggattagtcgagtTATTCATGTTCTGAGTATATTAAGttgcatatattttttcaaattcaaactgaaatattattatatttactatagTTAAGTcacatcaaattatttttatttatcatttaatgtggatgtattttcatatatttatcaatgatcaataggaagttacatacataagtaactgatatatttttggaacctcatgaacacatatcaatatctacaataattaaagtattttataaattcttaataATTGTATGCCTTAGTTTATTGGAATGgtaaactaaattattttaaataatcttaaaaatctgAATTCATATAGTATAttgtattttgattatggttatgttaagttcaacaaacataaaaacagaaaatttaaaagcaaatttaatattaagaaaatatataattttaataatgataaaatatactatatc from Raphanus sativus cultivar WK10039 chromosome 8, ASM80110v3, whole genome shotgun sequence includes:
- the LOC108820077 gene encoding uncharacterized protein LOC108820077, which encodes MSDLGRLSYYLGLEVLQHDGGITLNQKRYALKVLEEVGMKDCNPLHISMDSGLKLEKSEGEKDIDATGRFESIYSEPKGVTWERNETMLKKQDTVALSSCEAEFMVGTEAVRQAMWLQDLLYEVIGILFAKTVIRIDNRSVIALMKNPVFHGHSLLEAEHVPDTEQKANILTKALAWIKYKEMRELIGVHDVDKRNFKFKKEIVKVSLSEKLL
- the LOC108820078 gene encoding uncharacterized mitochondrial protein AtMg00820-like: MYLNDEPRTFEEAKKLKECLRACKDEIESITRLESWSLVNLPPGSNPIGLKWIFKIKRNSNGSINKYKSLLVAKGYVQRYGIDYEEVFAPVARIETICFLINLAATNG